The following proteins are co-located in the Salinigranum halophilum genome:
- the dpsA gene encoding DNA starvation/stationary phase protection protein DpsA, whose amino-acid sequence MSSTPHLRSLDPSHVRQEWDTVADNAVRLDREAAEQLVTALNSEVSGLYILFNQVRKHYWLVDGAESDAVGEFLEAAADRLTEMTDDIAIRIHTLGGVPACGPMGIRQHAPIYIEAAHRYDVRSSLERDRDGYATLAEQWREHVELAERLGDVTTGKLLRRHLKTLERDAYVLDRYLGDETLVLHDATG is encoded by the coding sequence ATGTCGAGTACACCACACCTGCGGAGCCTCGATCCCTCACACGTCCGCCAAGAGTGGGACACGGTCGCTGACAACGCGGTCCGGCTCGACCGGGAGGCGGCCGAACAGCTGGTGACGGCCCTGAACAGCGAAGTGTCGGGGCTGTACATCCTGTTCAACCAGGTCCGCAAGCATTACTGGCTCGTCGACGGGGCCGAGTCGGACGCAGTCGGCGAGTTCCTCGAGGCCGCGGCTGACCGACTCACCGAGATGACCGACGACATCGCCATCCGCATCCACACGCTCGGGGGCGTCCCGGCCTGTGGACCGATGGGGATCCGTCAGCACGCCCCGATCTACATCGAGGCGGCCCACCGGTACGACGTCCGCTCGTCGCTCGAGCGTGACCGCGACGGGTACGCGACGCTGGCCGAGCAGTGGCGCGAACACGTCGAACTGGCAGAACGGCTCGGTGACGTGACGACGGGCAAACTCCTGCGCCGACACCTCAAGACGCTCGAGCGGGACGCGTACGTCCTCGACCGGTATCTCGGTGACGAGACGCTCGTCCTACACGACGCGACCGGGTGA
- a CDS encoding ferritin-like domain-containing protein — protein MEHKHGRLVREPETGERRQEWGTLAENALRIDPTDAEVLVDALSIDHAGSFNLFYLLRKHYWTAAGAEHEEVADVLLDAYRRVRAVNDDLAIRIVELGGIPPNTPPTIQERAEVHLEAEDLYDLRASLEGDLEGFATLIETMREHVGLAEERGDPGTAELLRNRLAGLEADADDIESALADETLVRAAVWR, from the coding sequence ATGGAACACAAACACGGACGGCTCGTTCGAGAGCCAGAGACGGGCGAACGCCGGCAAGAGTGGGGGACTCTCGCGGAGAACGCACTCCGTATCGATCCCACGGACGCCGAGGTGCTCGTCGACGCCCTGAGCATCGACCACGCGGGGTCGTTCAACCTGTTCTACCTGCTCCGCAAGCACTACTGGACCGCTGCGGGTGCCGAACACGAGGAGGTCGCCGACGTCCTCCTAGACGCGTACCGGCGTGTGCGTGCGGTGAACGACGACCTCGCGATTCGAATCGTCGAACTCGGTGGCATCCCCCCCAACACGCCGCCGACGATTCAAGAACGCGCCGAAGTCCACCTCGAAGCCGAGGACCTCTACGACCTGCGCGCCTCGCTGGAGGGCGACCTCGAGGGGTTCGCCACGCTAATCGAGACCATGCGTGAGCACGTCGGCCTCGCAGAGGAACGGGGTGATCCAGGGACGGCAGAACTCCTCCGGAACCGTCTCGCAGGGCTCGAAGCGGACGCCGACGATATCGAGAGCGCCCTCGCAGACGAGACGCTCGTTCGAGCAGCGGTGTGGAGGTAA
- a CDS encoding ABC transporter substrate-binding protein — MKSNEKSRRDVLRITGATAGAGVIGGLAGCTGSGGAGGSSDESSGDESSGGESAESGSSQTESSSESVGELNYWGISTTFPSEWTPFTDESGISINGQTAPWRQGQVINNMVRGSAASDYDVVNMDVTITRPVAEQGAIVNMDVESLPLWEETYEEVKTNGPTATDYNGDREWDVDAETGDQWAMTAVQNGDSVGYLPEYIGDPSTVSSYGILFDDEFNGKTSMEAGWATAFTKVANYLKYNNLADISTLDIQIPTEESIDTVMEFMLEQKDDGQFRTFWSGWESAVNLLASGEVWAMGTWEPVVFALRNDQNIDAQYLTPDEGWSLWGEAPWMTTGAVEQGKRDAVRNLVNWMIDGYYGAEMIELRGYLPASARGIQYAEENDGYDAEFHANRHELVRAKLQDERSVYGYNFPDPETFQYVNSQWSRLSG; from the coding sequence ATGAAATCGAACGAGAAATCTAGGCGGGATGTTCTCAGAATCACGGGCGCGACGGCTGGTGCAGGCGTGATCGGGGGGCTCGCTGGCTGTACGGGCTCTGGTGGCGCTGGTGGCTCGAGTGATGAGAGTTCGGGCGACGAGAGTTCCGGCGGCGAGAGTGCCGAGAGCGGGTCGTCACAGACCGAATCGAGCTCCGAGAGTGTCGGCGAACTCAACTACTGGGGCATTTCGACGACGTTCCCGTCAGAGTGGACGCCGTTCACCGACGAGAGCGGAATCAGCATCAACGGTCAGACCGCTCCCTGGCGGCAGGGACAGGTCATCAATAACATGGTTCGTGGCTCGGCGGCGTCCGACTACGACGTCGTCAACATGGACGTGACGATCACTCGTCCGGTCGCTGAACAGGGTGCGATTGTGAACATGGATGTCGAGAGCCTCCCACTGTGGGAGGAAACGTACGAAGAGGTCAAGACCAACGGGCCCACCGCGACGGACTACAACGGCGACAGAGAGTGGGACGTCGATGCGGAGACGGGCGACCAGTGGGCAATGACCGCCGTCCAAAACGGTGACTCCGTCGGGTACCTCCCCGAATACATCGGCGACCCATCGACTGTCAGTTCGTACGGAATCCTCTTCGATGACGAGTTCAATGGCAAGACGTCGATGGAAGCGGGGTGGGCAACGGCGTTCACCAAGGTCGCGAACTATCTGAAATACAACAACCTCGCGGACATCTCCACGCTCGATATCCAGATTCCGACCGAAGAATCAATCGACACCGTCATGGAGTTCATGTTGGAGCAGAAAGACGATGGACAGTTCCGCACGTTCTGGAGTGGCTGGGAGTCCGCCGTGAACTTGCTTGCATCGGGTGAGGTCTGGGCGATGGGAACGTGGGAGCCGGTGGTGTTCGCGCTCCGTAACGACCAGAACATCGACGCACAGTACCTCACCCCCGACGAGGGATGGTCGCTGTGGGGAGAGGCTCCATGGATGACCACCGGTGCAGTCGAGCAAGGGAAACGAGACGCTGTCCGCAACCTGGTCAACTGGATGATCGATGGGTACTATGGCGCAGAGATGATCGAACTCCGCGGCTATCTCCCGGCCTCCGCGCGTGGTATCCAGTACGCAGAGGAGAACGACGGCTACGACGCCGAGTTCCATGCGAACCGGCACGAACTCGTTCGTGCGAAGTTGCAGGACGAACGGAGCGTCTACGGATACAACTTCCCGGACCCCGAGACGTTCCAGTACGTCAATAGTCAGTGGAGTCGGCTGTCCGGATAA
- a CDS encoding TCP-1/cpn60 chaperonin family protein, which translates to MQTHHSATPSAPEEHSRGAERTALDAAISLAALFKTCLGPDGRNKLIATGEETIVTNDIHRIFDAVDIPDPVGRFVVQHVVAQKEDVGDGSLTTLLLAGALCRNADRLLDDGYRRATIEDGYDQARAEALAELQRSERAIGERSTDRASAVRGVARGALNSFRAELVDIVVDAATQIHTERRKRNRGLDLSDIRIRLDDKVDDAPVELIQGLVLDRDVVHESMARRVEQPRIAIIGGGKKAGSGIEERSLFRAGGSDGEGRTEVTFSASDADDITALREAEAAQVRAQVARLEDTHVDAVFCTMGISDVAKRLLHDADITAFRTLTETDAALLARATGGTVVLDIADLTEEAIGTAGRLVVDSTDDPTVTIAGCPAGTVATLRVSGALGEYRTERERDFRAAMAVVLDVLSEETVVPAGGGIEIRLATAVRERARTVGDRRAVAMDAYADALEEIPRTLATNGGVAAIDIVTELRRCEDSGFDTASGDVREAFPAGPLVSPRVVSASLDTATHIATRLVRIDDVLTGGEDEEWISADEIDPRPVPSRDFDY; encoded by the coding sequence ATGCAAACACACCACTCGGCCACGCCGTCCGCTCCTGAAGAACACTCACGCGGTGCAGAGCGAACAGCTCTGGACGCGGCGATCAGTCTCGCAGCACTCTTCAAGACGTGCTTGGGTCCGGATGGACGGAACAAACTGATCGCGACGGGAGAGGAGACCATCGTCACAAACGATATCCATCGGATATTCGACGCAGTGGACATCCCGGACCCAGTCGGTCGATTCGTCGTCCAGCATGTCGTCGCTCAGAAAGAAGACGTCGGCGATGGCTCCTTGACGACGCTCCTGCTCGCCGGTGCACTCTGTCGGAACGCAGACCGGCTCCTCGACGACGGCTACCGAAGAGCCACGATCGAAGACGGCTACGACCAAGCGCGGGCAGAAGCGCTGGCGGAACTACAGCGGAGCGAGCGAGCGATCGGTGAACGCTCGACCGACAGAGCGAGCGCAGTACGGGGAGTCGCTCGTGGGGCACTCAACAGCTTCCGAGCCGAGCTCGTCGATATCGTTGTCGACGCCGCGACGCAAATCCACACCGAACGCCGGAAACGCAATCGTGGGCTCGACCTCTCGGACATCCGCATCCGGCTCGACGACAAAGTGGACGACGCACCCGTCGAACTCATTCAGGGGCTCGTTCTCGACCGTGACGTCGTTCACGAATCCATGGCTCGGCGAGTCGAGCAGCCACGTATCGCGATCATCGGTGGGGGGAAGAAAGCCGGAAGCGGTATCGAGGAGCGCTCGCTGTTTCGCGCCGGTGGTTCTGACGGAGAAGGACGGACAGAGGTAACCTTCTCCGCGAGCGACGCGGATGATATCACCGCACTTCGTGAAGCCGAAGCGGCGCAAGTGCGTGCTCAGGTCGCTCGACTCGAGGACACACACGTCGATGCCGTGTTCTGTACGATGGGAATCAGCGACGTCGCCAAGCGACTGTTACACGACGCCGACATCACCGCGTTTCGCACACTGACCGAAACGGACGCGGCCCTGCTCGCTCGCGCGACCGGCGGGACTGTAGTCTTGGATATCGCCGATTTGACCGAGGAAGCCATCGGAACCGCTGGACGCCTCGTGGTCGATTCGACTGACGACCCGACCGTCACCATCGCAGGCTGTCCTGCGGGAACGGTTGCGACGCTGCGTGTCTCCGGAGCACTCGGGGAGTATCGGACAGAGCGAGAGCGCGATTTTCGAGCCGCGATGGCGGTGGTGCTGGATGTCTTGAGCGAAGAGACCGTCGTCCCTGCCGGCGGTGGAATCGAGATACGACTGGCCACGGCCGTGCGAGAGCGTGCACGGACCGTCGGCGACCGACGTGCAGTGGCGATGGACGCGTATGCGGATGCACTCGAGGAGATTCCGCGAACCCTGGCAACCAACGGCGGTGTGGCTGCCATCGACATCGTTACCGAACTCCGTCGGTGCGAGGACAGCGGGTTCGACACAGCGAGTGGTGACGTTCGCGAGGCGTTCCCTGCGGGCCCGCTCGTGAGCCCGCGAGTCGTCTCCGCGTCTCTCGACACGGCGACACACATCGCGACGCGACTGGTTCGAATCGACGACGTACTCACAGGCGGTGAGGACGAGGAGTGGATTTCGGCTGACGAAATCGACCCACGCCCGGTACCGTCGCGCGACTTCGACTACTGA
- a CDS encoding 5-oxoprolinase subunit B family protein — protein sequence MTESRIRRVDLPEPQYGFGGDDHVFVELDRQMSFDANFQAMAVTQQIRERDLDGVIEVCPANASYLVRFDPDVIPPATMIETLREIAESTDIEEYQWEARIIDFPVLYQDPWTHETQMQFRDRHQDPDSTDLEYCAKINGYDTVEALIDAHAGEPHMVTMIGFVPGLAWCHQMVPRAAQLEAPKYEQPRTDTPARAMGFGGAFTTPYPVQGAGGYQLFGRTPLEVLDIEQALPDFAESMVLPNPGDIFDFRQIDRDEYDQIRDEIEAGVYEYTIETVEFSPEAFFASPYEYNRSLTEALD from the coding sequence ATGACAGAGAGTAGAATTCGACGGGTCGACCTCCCGGAGCCGCAGTACGGGTTCGGTGGGGACGACCACGTCTTCGTCGAACTGGACCGTCAGATGTCGTTCGACGCCAATTTTCAGGCGATGGCGGTTACACAACAGATTCGAGAGCGTGACCTCGATGGCGTCATCGAGGTGTGTCCCGCGAACGCCTCGTATCTCGTGCGGTTCGATCCGGATGTGATTCCGCCCGCAACGATGATCGAGACGCTGCGGGAGATCGCCGAGAGTACAGATATCGAAGAGTACCAGTGGGAGGCACGAATCATCGACTTTCCCGTGTTGTATCAGGACCCCTGGACACACGAGACACAGATGCAGTTTCGAGATCGTCACCAAGACCCCGATTCGACCGATCTCGAATACTGCGCTAAGATCAACGGGTACGACACGGTCGAAGCACTCATCGACGCACATGCGGGCGAACCCCACATGGTGACGATGATCGGGTTCGTTCCAGGGTTGGCGTGGTGTCATCAGATGGTCCCACGCGCTGCACAACTCGAAGCTCCGAAGTACGAACAGCCACGGACTGACACGCCAGCTCGTGCCATGGGATTCGGCGGGGCGTTCACGACTCCATACCCAGTCCAGGGTGCGGGAGGGTACCAGCTGTTCGGACGAACGCCCCTCGAGGTCCTCGATATCGAACAAGCGTTGCCGGACTTCGCGGAGTCGATGGTCCTTCCAAACCCCGGAGACATCTTCGACTTCCGTCAGATCGACCGCGACGAGTATGACCAGATCAGAGACGAAATCGAGGCCGGCGTGTACGAGTACACCATCGAAACGGTGGAGTTCTCGCCCGAGGCGTTCTTTGCGTCGCCGTACGAGTACAATCGGTCGCTCACGGAGGCGTTAGACTGA
- a CDS encoding ABC transporter permease, giving the protein MLEHDRLRFYLQLLPAALMLGVFMFVPILAIIVLSFAQPSPFGIELGFEIQNYLDFFTTYRFTRFIDTVLAGVLQVGIAFVVGFPLAYYTGIRMRGSKYTFPILLLFTIPFLTNYIMRTLSWIAFLGREGVFNTVLVSLGIVSAPLEWMLYSDFAVHVSLIASYVPYLLFPTWLAMSRIDDDVLRASGDLGASPLQTFRYIVMPLAMPGAVIGAIFVFVGVLGEGTVPTLLGGPNVTYIVTSINNAVSGLNLPLASAISTTLMIVAGVILLVWERVFGLQSIGEI; this is encoded by the coding sequence GTGTTGGAGCACGACCGTCTCCGGTTCTACCTGCAGTTGCTTCCCGCGGCGCTCATGCTCGGCGTCTTCATGTTCGTCCCGATCTTGGCCATCATCGTTCTCAGCTTCGCGCAGCCGTCACCGTTCGGGATTGAGTTGGGCTTCGAGATTCAGAACTATCTCGACTTCTTCACCACGTATCGGTTCACTCGGTTCATCGATACGGTCCTGGCCGGGGTGCTTCAGGTCGGCATCGCCTTCGTGGTCGGGTTCCCCCTCGCGTACTATACGGGGATCCGGATGCGGGGCTCGAAGTACACGTTCCCGATCTTGTTGCTGTTTACGATTCCGTTCCTCACGAACTACATCATGCGGACGCTGTCGTGGATCGCGTTCCTCGGCCGTGAGGGCGTGTTCAACACCGTGTTGGTGTCACTCGGCATCGTCAGTGCTCCCCTCGAGTGGATGCTCTACTCCGACTTCGCTGTTCACGTGAGTCTCATCGCGAGTTACGTCCCGTATCTGCTGTTCCCGACGTGGTTAGCCATGAGCCGAATCGACGACGACGTCCTCCGCGCGAGCGGTGACCTCGGCGCGAGTCCACTACAGACGTTCCGCTACATCGTCATGCCGCTGGCGATGCCCGGCGCAGTGATCGGCGCGATCTTCGTGTTCGTCGGGGTGCTTGGAGAGGGAACCGTCCCGACCCTCCTCGGCGGACCGAACGTCACCTACATCGTCACGAGCATCAACAACGCGGTCTCGGGGCTCAACCTCCCGCTCGCCAGCGCCATCAGTACGACGCTGATGATCGTTGCAGGCGTTATTCTCCTCGTGTGGGAACGGGTCTTCGGGTTGCAGAGTATTGGTGAGATCTAA
- a CDS encoding 5-oxoprolinase subunit C family protein, with product MLDIIDGGVSTTVQDLGRFGQYHIGMPPSGAMDSYAHKLANYLVGNAEDAATLEMTYQGVDVRFTTDTVVALTGASMPATLDDEPVPMYESFSVTAGQTLETEFATEGVRTYLAVSGGIDVDPVMGSRSTYTLVGIGGHEGRPLEAGDELRIGSDSDRPPVGVQVPDRYVRDYGTRETVRVLVGLCEYRLTDESREALCEAEWKVTPEADRVGYRLEGPELDFVKREQPFGAGNDPSNVVDLGYPIGSIQMPKKPIVLLQDAVTGGGYATVGTVISVDRSILAQRRTHQAVYFEPVTVDEAAAARDEVHDDLHGAYESIGH from the coding sequence ATGCTGGATATCATCGACGGAGGCGTCTCGACCACGGTTCAGGACCTCGGCCGGTTCGGTCAGTACCACATCGGGATGCCCCCGTCGGGCGCGATGGACAGCTACGCTCACAAACTAGCCAACTATCTCGTCGGCAACGCCGAGGATGCCGCCACGCTCGAGATGACCTACCAGGGTGTCGACGTCCGCTTCACCACCGATACCGTCGTCGCGCTGACTGGTGCCTCGATGCCTGCCACACTCGACGACGAGCCAGTGCCGATGTACGAGTCGTTCTCGGTGACGGCCGGACAGACGCTCGAAACCGAGTTCGCGACCGAAGGCGTACGAACCTACCTCGCCGTGTCCGGCGGCATCGACGTCGACCCCGTCATGGGGAGCCGGTCGACGTACACGCTCGTCGGAATCGGCGGTCACGAGGGCCGACCACTGGAGGCCGGTGACGAGCTTCGAATCGGAAGCGACTCCGACCGACCGCCAGTTGGGGTGCAGGTCCCCGATCGATATGTCCGTGACTACGGAACACGGGAGACGGTTCGGGTCCTGGTCGGGCTCTGTGAGTATCGCCTGACCGACGAGAGTCGCGAAGCACTCTGTGAAGCCGAGTGGAAGGTGACACCCGAGGCCGACCGGGTTGGGTACCGGCTGGAGGGCCCGGAACTGGACTTCGTCAAGCGTGAGCAGCCGTTCGGTGCAGGAAACGACCCCTCGAACGTCGTCGACCTGGGCTACCCGATCGGGTCGATCCAGATGCCCAAAAAGCCGATCGTGTTGCTGCAGGATGCCGTGACCGGGGGCGGATACGCAACGGTAGGAACGGTGATCAGCGTCGACCGCTCTATCCTGGCTCAGCGCCGGACTCACCAGGCAGTGTACTTCGAGCCAGTCACCGTCGACGAAGCGGCCGCGGCCCGAGACGAGGTGCATGACGACCTACACGGAGCGTATGAATCGATCGGTCACTGA
- a CDS encoding 2Fe-2S iron-sulfur cluster-binding protein, whose amino-acid sequence MPHAVTLEWRDGREATVEVREAETVIDATERAGLGVPYGCLYGACATCTGRLLEGDLVHVERPRGLKPRHRQDGYVLLCVAEPRSDCRVEVGAEVQADLVPNPWK is encoded by the coding sequence ATGCCCCACGCAGTCACGCTGGAGTGGCGCGACGGCCGGGAGGCGACCGTCGAGGTCCGGGAGGCCGAGACGGTCATCGACGCGACCGAGCGTGCCGGCCTCGGCGTCCCGTACGGCTGTCTGTACGGTGCGTGTGCCACCTGCACCGGACGCCTGCTGGAGGGTGACCTCGTCCACGTCGAACGCCCGCGGGGGTTGAAACCCCGACATCGACAGGACGGGTACGTCCTGCTCTGTGTGGCCGAGCCGCGCTCCGACTGCCGGGTCGAGGTGGGTGCGGAGGTACAGGCCGACCTCGTGCCGAACCCGTGGAAATGA
- a CDS encoding ABC transporter permease — MWKLFVAFWVLYILAPPVMLVFISFDTASYIRIPQQISLERYQLMIQNPNVIDAITESLKYAVITTVFAPLLALLTVLAYRKVRRKALFVALIILPLFIPGVVHGIGLLIFFQQLGIQEQLVRVSVAHILWAFPFAFLVLLTSMSSVSEELLRAGADLGANEFQTFRYIVFPLIKPGIISATIFSFVLSFNEFSRTFYLLGNTNTVPTFVWASLQVEFSRELYAVAGSAVMLSLGLIGIGIFYLYLESSRAQEDHQ; from the coding sequence ATGTGGAAGCTCTTCGTGGCGTTTTGGGTGCTGTACATCCTCGCGCCACCGGTGATGCTCGTGTTCATCTCCTTCGACACGGCCTCGTACATCCGCATCCCACAACAGATCAGTCTGGAACGGTACCAGCTGATGATTCAGAACCCGAACGTCATCGATGCGATTACCGAGTCGTTGAAATACGCGGTCATCACAACGGTGTTCGCGCCGTTGCTCGCGCTCCTCACCGTTCTCGCGTACCGGAAGGTGCGTCGGAAGGCCCTGTTCGTCGCACTGATCATCTTACCCCTGTTCATCCCGGGTGTCGTCCACGGCATCGGGCTACTCATCTTCTTCCAACAGCTCGGTATCCAAGAGCAGCTCGTTCGAGTGAGTGTCGCTCACATCCTGTGGGCGTTCCCCTTCGCGTTCCTCGTGTTGCTGACCAGTATGTCGTCTGTCTCAGAGGAACTGCTCCGCGCGGGTGCCGACCTCGGGGCAAACGAGTTCCAGACGTTCCGGTACATCGTCTTCCCGCTAATCAAGCCGGGAATCATCAGCGCGACGATCTTCAGCTTCGTCCTCTCGTTCAACGAGTTCTCGAGGACCTTCTATCTGCTCGGGAACACGAACACAGTCCCGACGTTCGTGTGGGCAAGTCTCCAAGTGGAGTTCTCGCGCGAGCTCTACGCAGTCGCGGGGTCTGCGGTGATGCTCTCGCTAGGACTCATCGGCATCGGAATCTTCTACCTCTATCTCGAGTCGAGTCGAGCCCAAGAAGACCACCAGTAA
- the dpsA gene encoding DNA starvation/stationary phase protection protein DpsA, with protein sequence MSSQQTIRQEFGTVRENPVRLDEEKAKQSIDALNSDLAATYVLYHQLRKHHWNVDGAEYGQLHDWFGDAAEDAEEAADEMAERVGALGGVPISGPAALEEHSPVDFEGADVYDVRTSMENDLELYGDVIEYFREHVMLVENLGDYATSELFRDRLEELEEDADDLQSFLADDTLVLESATH encoded by the coding sequence ATGAGTTCTCAGCAGACCATCCGTCAGGAGTTCGGAACCGTCAGAGAGAATCCCGTCCGCCTCGACGAGGAGAAGGCCAAACAGAGCATCGACGCGCTGAACTCGGATCTGGCAGCGACGTACGTCCTCTACCACCAGCTTCGCAAGCACCACTGGAACGTCGACGGGGCGGAGTATGGGCAACTCCACGATTGGTTCGGCGATGCCGCCGAGGACGCCGAGGAGGCTGCCGACGAGATGGCCGAGCGGGTGGGCGCACTCGGCGGCGTTCCCATCAGCGGTCCGGCCGCGCTCGAGGAGCACTCACCGGTCGACTTCGAGGGAGCAGACGTCTACGACGTCCGAACGTCGATGGAGAACGACCTCGAACTGTACGGCGACGTCATCGAGTACTTCCGAGAGCACGTGATGCTCGTGGAGAACCTGGGCGACTACGCGACGAGCGAGCTCTTCCGGGACCGTCTCGAAGAACTCGAGGAGGACGCGGACGACCTCCAGAGCTTCCTCGCCGACGACACGCTCGTCCTCGAGAGCGCGACTCACTGA
- a CDS encoding ACT domain-containing protein, with translation MDPEAVLEECVVEVAAASYAVVTTDEDHDVAETFATVDDGRELTHVVAETRLADLETEAVEDGWRVLTFDVVLPFELVGFLAVVATALAERDVSIFALSAYSTDHVLVQGEDLDRALAALTDLGCEIRRL, from the coding sequence ATGGACCCCGAAGCCGTTCTCGAAGAGTGCGTCGTCGAGGTCGCCGCAGCGTCGTATGCAGTGGTCACGACCGACGAGGACCACGACGTGGCCGAGACGTTCGCGACGGTCGACGACGGCCGGGAACTGACCCACGTCGTGGCGGAGACACGGCTGGCCGACCTCGAGACGGAGGCTGTCGAAGACGGGTGGCGGGTGCTCACCTTCGACGTCGTCCTCCCCTTCGAGTTGGTCGGGTTCCTCGCCGTGGTGGCGACGGCGCTCGCCGAGCGTGACGTCTCGATATTCGCGCTCTCGGCGTACTCGACGGACCACGTCCTCGTCCAGGGCGAGGACCTCGACCGGGCGCTCGCGGCACTGACTGACCTCGGGTGTGAGATTCGACGGCTGTGA
- a CDS encoding ABC transporter ATP-binding protein produces MSESEKSTASGDSSQSTPQSVIEIDNVRKEYPGVVANDDITIDIYEGEFFTLLGPSGSGKSTLLQIITGTNTPTSGDVYISGQRVNDVKPYNRSTSLIFQEYALFPHMTARENVEFGLMIQGVDKAERQRRSDSMFELMDLTGKEDRKISALSGGERQRVAMARSLIIEPDVLLLDEVLSALDVNLAKEMQVELKRLQEQIEKTFVFVTHSQEEAFTMSDRIAIMNKGKVVQVGAPLEVYQNPDSEFVAAFLGVSNIFSGTVTSVHGETVTIDTGDYTFTVTDTAQSRDPGDDIGFIIANERLNIGDEGANTVEGTIRDTIFKGPSTEYTVRLDKSGEEVTVHESTGEVLHEEKTSVTVSFEPTAAKLLKR; encoded by the coding sequence ATGAGTGAAAGTGAAAAATCAACTGCCAGTGGTGATTCCTCTCAGTCCACTCCACAGAGCGTCATCGAGATCGACAACGTGCGGAAAGAATACCCCGGCGTCGTCGCGAACGACGACATCACGATCGACATCTACGAAGGCGAGTTCTTCACGCTGCTCGGTCCGTCGGGAAGCGGAAAGTCAACCCTGTTACAAATCATCACAGGGACCAACACACCGACGAGTGGTGATGTGTACATCAGCGGCCAGCGAGTCAACGACGTGAAACCGTACAACCGGAGCACGAGCCTGATCTTTCAGGAATACGCGTTGTTCCCGCACATGACCGCTCGGGAGAACGTCGAATTCGGTCTGATGATTCAGGGGGTGGACAAGGCGGAACGCCAGCGGCGGTCGGATTCGATGTTCGAGTTGATGGACCTCACGGGGAAAGAAGATCGGAAGATCTCAGCGCTCTCGGGAGGGGAACGCCAGCGGGTGGCCATGGCCCGGAGCCTCATCATCGAACCCGACGTGCTCTTGCTCGATGAGGTGTTGAGCGCGCTGGACGTCAACCTCGCGAAAGAGATGCAAGTCGAGCTCAAACGCCTGCAAGAACAGATCGAGAAGACGTTCGTCTTCGTCACGCACAGTCAAGAAGAGGCGTTCACCATGTCCGACCGAATCGCGATCATGAACAAGGGGAAGGTGGTGCAAGTCGGGGCCCCACTAGAGGTGTATCAGAACCCCGATTCGGAGTTCGTCGCAGCGTTCCTCGGCGTGAGCAACATCTTCAGTGGGACCGTCACGTCGGTCCACGGAGAGACGGTCACCATCGATACCGGTGACTATACGTTCACCGTCACGGACACAGCGCAGTCTAGAGACCCCGGAGATGATATCGGCTTCATCATCGCAAACGAGCGGCTGAACATCGGTGACGAGGGTGCGAACACGGTGGAAGGGACGATCCGGGACACCATCTTCAAGGGCCCATCGACGGAGTACACCGTTCGACTGGACAAGTCAGGAGAAGAGGTCACGGTTCACGAGTCCACTGGTGAGGTCCTCCACGAGGAAAAGACATCGGTAACCGTGAGCTTCGAACCGACGGCAGCGAAGTTACTAAAGAGATAA